AAATACAAGCCTAAAATCGCCCTTGCAGCCACAGAAATGGAAAATTAAAAAAGCGGCCCCGTTTCAGAGCCGCTTATTTAATAAATTTTAAATCTTATCGTGGAAAGTTCGGGCGAGAACTTCTTCCTGCTGCGCCCTTGAAAGGCGGTTGAAGTTCACCGCATATCCGGAAACCCTTATAGTGAGATTTGGATATTTGCCCGGATTTTCCATGGCGTCTTCGAGTCGTTCCCTGTTAAGGACATTGACATTCATATGATGGCCGTACTGCTTGAAGTATCCGCCGATAATATTAACGAGGTTCGAGATTCTCTCGTCCTCCTCGGCTCCGAGCCCCTGCGGGGTAACGCTGAAGGTGCAGGATATTCCGTCAAGGCAGGCCTCATATGGCAGCTTGGCAACAGAATTCAGCGAGGCAAGAGCGCCTTGGCTGTCTCTGTTATGCATGGGATTTGCTCCTGGAGCGAAGGGTTCGCCTTCTTTCCTGCCGTCCGGCGTGGAGCCGGTTTTCTTCCCGTAAACCACATTCGATGTGATTGTGAGGATTGAGAGCGTTGGTTTTGCGTCACGGTAGGTTTCGTGCTTGCAGAGGCGGTTGTAGAAGCCTTCAACAATCTGCTCAGCGATTGAATCCACGCGGTCGTCATCATTGCCGAATTTAGGGAAATCGCCCTTGATTTCGAAATCTCTGATCAGGCCTTTCTCATCACGAACCGCTCTAACCTCAGCGTGCTTAATCGCACTGAGCGAATCGGCAATAACGCTCATTCCCGCTATGCCAAACGCCATAAACCGCTCTGCATAGGTATCGTGCAGCGCCATCTGGAGCTTTTCGTAGGCGTATTTATCGTGCATATAATGGATTACGTTCATTGTGTTTACATACAGCTCGCACAGCCAGTCCATATAGCTGAGGAATTTCTGCATAACCTCATCATAATTTAGGATATCACCCTCAATCGCTTCGCTCTCAGGGGCCACATAATCGCCTGTGATTTCATTTCGCCCTCCGTTGAGAGCGCAAAGCAGCACCTTAGGAAGATTCGCTCTGGCACCGAAAAACTGCATCTGCTTGCCGATTTTCATCGCTGAAACGCAGCAGGCTATGCCGTAATCATCGCCAAACCCTCTTCTCATAAGGTCGTCATTTTCGTACTGGATAGAATCTGTGTCAACCGATATCCTAGCGCAGAACTTTCTGAACTCCACGGGGAGCTTATCAGACCAGAGAACGGTAAGATTCGGCTCTGGCGAGGGGTTTAGGTTGTTGAGGGTGTTGAGTATGCGGAAGCTGCTCTTTGTAACAAGCGTCCTGCCGTCTTCTCCCATGCCGCCTACGGCTTCTGTAACCCAAGTTGGGTCGCCGGCGAAGAGCTCGTTATATTCAGGTGTTCTGAGCTGGCGGGCAAGGCGAAGCTTCAAAACAAAATCGTCAATCAGCTCCTGAGCACCGCTTTCGTCGAGCAGTCCTTTAGCAAGATCACGTTCAATGTAGATATCGAAGAATGTGCTCGTGCGTCCGAGGCTCATCGCAGCGCCGTTCTGCTCCTTAATAGCCCCGAGATATGCAAAATACGTCCACTGGATGGCTTCTTTAGCGTTTCTTGCGGGTTTGTTGATATCGAATCCGTAAGATTTGGCCATCTGGCCGAGTTTTTGGAGGAAATCAACCTGCTTAAATAGCTCTTCAAGCAGACGAATCCTCTGCTCTGTCATAGGGCCTTCGCCGATCTGGTCTTTGTCTTTGAGCTTCTCGTTCATAAGGAATTCAAGGCCGTAGAGTGCGAGCCTTCTGTAATCACCGATAATCCGGCCTCTGCCGTATGCGTCCGGCAGGCCTGTTATCAGCCCGCTCCTGCGTACTGTACGCATCTGCTTGGTATACACACGGAACACACCGTCGTTGTGGGTAGTGCGATAGTTATTGAAGATGTCTTCAAGCTTATCGCTGAGCTCATAGCCATAGGCCTCGCAGGCCTGCTGAGCCATCCGGATGCCGCCAAAAGGGCTAACCCCTCTCTTCAAGGGAGCGTCAGTTTGAAGACCGAATATAAGCTCTTTTTCCTTATCGATATACCCCGGCGGGTACGCCGCTATGCTCGATGCCCTTTCAGTATCAATGTCCAAAACACCGCCCTTTTCCTGCTCGAGCCTCTGAAGCTCTTCTACTTGACTAAGCAGGTCTTTCGTG
This window of the Sedimentisphaera salicampi genome carries:
- the pflB gene encoding formate C-acetyltransferase, with translation MREAWEGFKGERWKSQIDVRDFIQCNYTPYKDGSSFLEKPTQRTKDLLSQVEELQRLEQEKGGVLDIDTERASSIAAYPPGYIDKEKELIFGLQTDAPLKRGVSPFGGIRMAQQACEAYGYELSDKLEDIFNNYRTTHNDGVFRVYTKQMRTVRRSGLITGLPDAYGRGRIIGDYRRLALYGLEFLMNEKLKDKDQIGEGPMTEQRIRLLEELFKQVDFLQKLGQMAKSYGFDINKPARNAKEAIQWTYFAYLGAIKEQNGAAMSLGRTSTFFDIYIERDLAKGLLDESGAQELIDDFVLKLRLARQLRTPEYNELFAGDPTWVTEAVGGMGEDGRTLVTKSSFRILNTLNNLNPSPEPNLTVLWSDKLPVEFRKFCARISVDTDSIQYENDDLMRRGFGDDYGIACCVSAMKIGKQMQFFGARANLPKVLLCALNGGRNEITGDYVAPESEAIEGDILNYDEVMQKFLSYMDWLCELYVNTMNVIHYMHDKYAYEKLQMALHDTYAERFMAFGIAGMSVIADSLSAIKHAEVRAVRDEKGLIRDFEIKGDFPKFGNDDDRVDSIAEQIVEGFYNRLCKHETYRDAKPTLSILTITSNVVYGKKTGSTPDGRKEGEPFAPGANPMHNRDSQGALASLNSVAKLPYEACLDGISCTFSVTPQGLGAEEDERISNLVNIIGGYFKQYGHHMNVNVLNRERLEDAMENPGKYPNLTIRVSGYAVNFNRLSRAQQEEVLARTFHDKI